The following proteins come from a genomic window of Paenibacillus swuensis:
- a CDS encoding DUF2203 domain-containing protein: protein MAKRYFQLEEANALLPLLERELIHLQNIKRDFEDKYEELELYKKVFHAKQVSDDSDALFTLECEIEFLQIEASAHLKNFELQGVEVKDIDSGLIDFPSYLHGEEVLLCWKQGEQGISHYHGINEGFAGRKKLT, encoded by the coding sequence GTGGCCAAGAGGTATTTCCAGCTGGAGGAAGCGAACGCTCTGTTGCCCTTGCTCGAGCGGGAATTGATTCATTTACAGAACATTAAACGAGATTTCGAAGATAAATATGAAGAGTTGGAACTATATAAGAAAGTATTTCACGCCAAACAAGTTTCGGATGATTCGGATGCTTTATTTACGCTGGAATGCGAGATTGAATTTCTGCAAATTGAAGCTAGTGCCCATCTGAAAAATTTTGAGTTGCAGGGTGTGGAAGTGAAAGACATCGACTCGGGTCTTATTGATTTTCCTTCTTATCTTCATGGTGAAGAAGTATTGTTGTGCTGGAAGCAAGGCGAACAAGGAATCTCGCATTATCATGGAATTAACGAAGGCTTTGCGGGCCGGAAGAAGCTGACATAG
- a CDS encoding GntR family transcriptional regulator, translating into MTISEGWTDVTFNNRDPVYLQVVRHFKEQIVTGRLQAGEVIPSRRELGSLMKINPNTAQKAYKEMEDQMLIVTEGNSPSRITLQEEVLKTIRTELLAEAVKEFVASVRKINVPVEELLDLVEQNYAESGKLRKDQLASGGTEHD; encoded by the coding sequence ATGACGATAAGCGAAGGCTGGACGGACGTAACCTTTAACAACCGGGATCCGGTCTATTTACAAGTGGTACGGCATTTTAAAGAGCAGATCGTTACAGGTCGTTTGCAGGCGGGCGAAGTCATTCCGTCACGTCGGGAATTAGGGTCGCTAATGAAGATTAATCCCAATACGGCACAGAAAGCTTATAAAGAGATGGAGGATCAGATGTTGATTGTCACGGAGGGAAATTCACCGAGCCGGATTACACTTCAGGAAGAAGTGTTGAAAACCATAAGAACCGAGTTGCTGGCTGAAGCCGTGAAAGAATTCGTGGCCTCTGTCCGAAAGATTAATGTACCCGTGGAAGAGCTGCTGGACTTAGTTGAGCAAAATTATGCGGAGAGCGGTAAGCTCCGGAAGGATCAGCTTGCGAGTGGAGGTACGGAACATGATTGA
- a CDS encoding DUF1836 domain-containing protein: protein METLTFTRKEMSRLLSTLGQDSKISPLSVIQEIWRSRHLQDMAQGNSMSAFISTSLPPVIEKMIKSQTAPAFSLHEIVALGAQIEYTQFSVTSVQNWVKRDFKSFIGPPEAGKKYSLQQVSLFFIIEDLRSTLHYDEIRKLFQFLFQPMSEQEKTCVSPLNFYNAYADLFEKLDDRYRNYKGSQTDLVYKWDRMLSELAEEYVASLPERDVNSNEILQNALHVALISVHTSCFQVLSRRYVNGMMFLHNLDK, encoded by the coding sequence ATGGAGACTTTAACTTTCACCCGTAAGGAAATGTCCAGACTGTTGAGCACTTTAGGTCAGGATAGCAAGATCTCACCCTTGTCCGTAATCCAGGAAATTTGGCGGTCCCGTCATCTTCAGGACATGGCTCAAGGCAATTCCATGTCTGCATTTATCTCTACTTCACTCCCTCCCGTTATTGAAAAAATGATTAAATCTCAAACCGCGCCGGCCTTTTCTTTACATGAAATTGTTGCATTGGGTGCGCAGATTGAATATACACAGTTCTCCGTTACATCCGTGCAAAATTGGGTGAAGCGAGACTTTAAATCATTCATTGGTCCTCCCGAAGCAGGCAAGAAATATTCTCTGCAACAAGTTTCTTTATTTTTCATTATTGAGGATTTACGTTCGACCCTTCACTATGATGAAATTCGTAAACTGTTTCAGTTTCTGTTTCAACCGATGTCGGAGCAAGAAAAAACATGTGTTTCTCCGCTTAATTTCTATAATGCTTATGCGGATTTATTTGAAAAGTTGGATGATCGTTACCGAAACTATAAGGGTTCCCAAACCGATCTGGTATACAAATGGGATCGAATGTTGAGTGAGTTGGCCGAAGAATATGTGGCTTCCCTGCCTGAACGCGATGTGAATTCTAATGAAATTTTGCAAAATGCGTTGCATGTAGCTCTGATTTCCGTGCACACCTCCTGCTTTCAAGTTCTTTCCCGACGATATGTGAACGGTATGATGTTTCTGCATAATTTGGACAAGTAA
- a CDS encoding MerR family transcriptional regulator gives MKGPPHMLTIGQLARMFNITPKTLRHYDAIELFMPSQIGEENGYRYYALDQLPELRYIVYLRSLGIGIDTISNLKQSGALDKPERIRALLEQQAMSIQNEIMQRQEQLRVVVQMVDYINGTGGIPMEYMEIVKPAFRVVGLEWKGPKSDESIPQTWQTFNERAHEIPNIVESEIAYGVCISIPGDDCGGFRYIAAYEVSEGEVPAGMTAFEVPTQKYAVFTHVGSVDRLKETYDAIYSKWLPQNGLNPVPGVDMEVYGAKFMGPHHESSETQIYIPVAG, from the coding sequence TTGAAAGGACCACCACACATGCTGACGATCGGCCAACTTGCACGAATGTTCAACATCACGCCTAAGACGTTGAGGCATTACGATGCCATCGAATTGTTCATGCCCTCCCAGATCGGAGAAGAGAACGGATACCGCTATTATGCTCTGGACCAGTTGCCGGAGTTACGGTATATCGTATATCTTCGGTCTTTGGGCATCGGCATTGATACAATCTCGAACTTGAAACAGAGCGGAGCTCTGGACAAACCGGAGCGGATCCGGGCTCTGCTCGAACAACAGGCAATGAGCATTCAGAATGAAATCATGCAACGGCAGGAGCAACTTCGGGTGGTGGTACAGATGGTCGACTACATTAACGGTACAGGAGGCATTCCAATGGAGTACATGGAGATTGTAAAACCGGCATTTCGAGTGGTTGGTTTGGAGTGGAAGGGGCCAAAATCGGACGAGAGCATTCCGCAAACTTGGCAGACATTTAACGAGAGAGCGCATGAAATTCCGAACATTGTTGAATCTGAGATCGCCTACGGGGTCTGCATTTCGATTCCCGGTGACGATTGTGGAGGATTCCGTTACATTGCCGCCTATGAAGTTAGCGAGGGCGAAGTGCCTGCAGGCATGACCGCATTCGAAGTCCCAACCCAGAAATATGCCGTATTCACACACGTCGGCTCGGTGGATCGGCTAAAGGAAACCTACGATGCCATTTACAGCAAATGGTTACCCCAAAACGGCCTGAACCCAGTTCCCGGTGTAGATATGGAAGTGTACGGCGCCAAGTTCATGGGTCCCCATCACGAGTCGTCGGAAACGCAAATCTATATTCCGGTTGCTGGCTAG
- a CDS encoding copper resistance CopC/CopD family protein, with the protein MHKTLYDLMSRSLRTAAGVLALVAVLFTALGVFMPGTADAHAQMVQAVPAADSRLETGPSSVTLKFNEAIEEQLYNINVLNAKGAKLGSAGARVTENGTVLRLELKQKPGEGVYTVSYSVISADGHPVEGAYVFTVGDPPATEDVPKFPIEGHELHEGDHAGHVNQQVSWDMDLQQYVQFAVRIAYYIALLILSGWVLWNAVLPIGSQDLQTSLKDGMLLAQRAQLLLLLLYIFVHAWNLVGQQGLNQWSRLFTQTDVGLSWMVSLVWSFVGFVILGRNRMMDIVWVMVLLSAKAMTGHAAGFDPQWLTVSLNYAHLLASAVWVGGVTLLLVQWRKLGEVKEAYVSAVSRGALWSIVALIATGILSTFVFLPRIDYLLYTQWGEFLILKTVLVLTVLVVGAYLRNRIKKGKALSELLKLDAGLMAAILVIVGIFTYISPLPANEPLYFHEMGETQHGTVRISPNVPGVNTFTVKVFLPENRGEPKQVLLRMHPLDRPETGAITVPVKAFKDEDFDAFTGFEKYAYKVEGPYLPFAGKWLVELRVLDPEDNEKVYKTEMRIY; encoded by the coding sequence TTGCACAAGACATTATATGATCTAATGAGCCGTTCATTGCGAACGGCCGCAGGGGTGCTGGCGCTAGTCGCAGTGCTCTTTACGGCGTTAGGCGTCTTTATGCCCGGTACGGCAGATGCTCATGCTCAAATGGTACAAGCGGTACCCGCGGCGGACAGCAGGCTGGAAACCGGACCGAGCAGCGTAACGCTGAAGTTTAATGAAGCCATTGAGGAGCAACTGTACAATATCAATGTGTTAAACGCCAAAGGAGCTAAGCTTGGAAGCGCGGGTGCGAGGGTTACTGAGAACGGAACTGTGCTGCGATTGGAGCTGAAACAAAAGCCCGGCGAAGGGGTTTACACCGTTTCATACAGCGTCATTTCCGCGGACGGTCACCCCGTCGAGGGAGCGTATGTATTCACGGTCGGTGACCCTCCGGCTACGGAGGACGTGCCTAAATTTCCGATTGAGGGGCATGAGCTGCATGAGGGAGATCATGCGGGCCATGTCAATCAACAAGTTTCATGGGATATGGACTTGCAGCAATACGTTCAGTTTGCCGTGCGTATTGCTTATTATATCGCGTTGCTGATTTTGAGCGGCTGGGTGCTTTGGAATGCTGTTTTGCCCATAGGGTCACAGGATCTGCAAACCTCCTTGAAGGATGGTATGTTGCTGGCACAGCGGGCACAATTGCTGCTGTTATTGCTTTATATCTTTGTTCACGCATGGAATTTAGTCGGTCAGCAAGGATTGAATCAATGGTCAAGGCTGTTCACACAGACCGATGTGGGACTGTCATGGATGGTGTCGCTGGTATGGTCCTTTGTCGGATTCGTCATCCTTGGCCGAAACCGGATGATGGATATCGTTTGGGTGATGGTCTTATTGAGTGCCAAGGCGATGACCGGGCATGCTGCGGGATTTGACCCCCAATGGCTCACCGTTTCGTTAAATTATGCGCATTTGTTGGCTTCAGCCGTTTGGGTAGGCGGAGTGACGTTGTTGCTAGTACAGTGGCGTAAGCTTGGAGAAGTGAAAGAGGCTTACGTGAGCGCCGTTTCGCGTGGCGCATTGTGGTCTATCGTCGCCTTGATCGCAACCGGCATCCTGTCCACGTTCGTGTTCTTACCGCGAATCGACTATCTGTTATATACACAATGGGGCGAATTTCTGATCCTCAAGACGGTACTGGTGTTGACTGTGCTGGTGGTAGGCGCTTATTTAAGAAACCGCATCAAGAAGGGTAAGGCTTTATCGGAGCTATTGAAGCTGGACGCGGGATTGATGGCGGCCATCTTGGTGATTGTGGGGATTTTCACTTATATTTCCCCGTTGCCCGCCAACGAGCCTTTATACTTTCATGAAATGGGCGAAACGCAGCATGGAACGGTACGTATTTCGCCGAATGTGCCGGGGGTTAATACATTTACAGTGAAGGTGTTTTTGCCGGAGAATAGGGGTGAACCCAAACAGGTATTGCTGCGAATGCATCCGCTGGACCGTCCGGAAACCGGAGCCATCACGGTGCCTGTCAAGGCGTTTAAAGATGAGGATTTCGATGCTTTCACCGGGTTTGAGAAGTACGCGTACAAAGTCGAGGGACCGTATCTGCCTTTTGCGGGGAAATGGCTGGTGGAGCTGCGGGTATTGGATCCGGAGGATAATGAGAAAGTGTACAAAACGGAGATGCGAATCTACTAG
- a CDS encoding response regulator: MTEPFRVIIVDDHEHAREGMRDIVGMDPSFHIVAEGRNGVEALELTERWMPDLLLMDIQMPDMDGLEATKRIKERFPYVKIVLVTVSDDVTHLFEALRKGAQGYLLKNLQPSAWHEYLRAIAIDEAPMSKEVAGKLLREFSPATSKSAEVPAVQEGITRLTGREREILECVASGQSNRDVAAALSISEHTVKNHLKNILQKLHLDNRVQLTRYAFEQGWINR, from the coding sequence ATGACTGAACCTTTCCGCGTCATTATCGTGGACGATCATGAGCACGCGAGAGAAGGCATGCGGGATATCGTCGGCATGGATCCGTCCTTTCACATTGTCGCTGAAGGGCGGAACGGGGTGGAAGCGTTGGAGCTTACCGAGCGCTGGATGCCGGATCTGTTGCTGATGGATATTCAAATGCCGGATATGGACGGGCTGGAAGCGACTAAACGCATCAAGGAACGCTTTCCCTATGTGAAAATTGTGCTGGTCACCGTGTCCGACGATGTTACCCATCTGTTTGAGGCGCTGCGCAAAGGGGCGCAAGGATACTTGCTGAAAAATCTGCAACCTTCGGCTTGGCATGAATATTTGCGAGCGATCGCGATTGATGAGGCTCCGATGTCTAAAGAGGTGGCCGGTAAGCTCCTGCGTGAATTTTCACCGGCAACATCCAAATCGGCGGAAGTTCCCGCTGTTCAGGAAGGAATAACGCGTTTAACGGGAAGAGAACGCGAGATTCTGGAGTGTGTGGCCAGCGGTCAATCCAATCGCGATGTAGCCGCGGCCTTGTCAATATCGGAACATACGGTGAAAAACCATTTAAAGAATATTTTGCAAAAACTCCATTTAGACAACCGCGTGCAGCTGACCAGGTATGCATTTGAACAAGGCTGGATAAACCGATAG
- a CDS encoding YcnI family copper-binding membrane protein, which translates to MKKFSSMFMLCMTAMLVLVSAASAHVTVMPKETSQNAYEVFTVRVPNEAETATVKVEVKFPVGVDVSRFESKPGWTYESKKEGEKLTSVMWTAKEGGVKPGEFAEFRMQGKVGADTTELAWKAYQTYEDGTLVEWVGAPDADKPASVTTVKAAAAGEEHHGAAAPAAETDAAAGHEAAEAGEASNVPLILSIASLVVALAALGLALRKRA; encoded by the coding sequence ATGAAAAAGTTTAGTTCCATGTTCATGCTCTGTATGACAGCTATGTTGGTTCTTGTGTCCGCGGCCAGCGCGCACGTTACGGTTATGCCTAAAGAGACATCTCAAAATGCATATGAAGTGTTCACGGTGCGCGTACCGAACGAAGCGGAAACGGCCACGGTGAAGGTGGAAGTGAAATTTCCGGTAGGTGTGGATGTATCTCGTTTCGAGAGTAAACCAGGCTGGACTTATGAATCGAAGAAGGAAGGCGAGAAGCTGACCAGTGTCATGTGGACGGCCAAAGAAGGCGGTGTGAAGCCCGGCGAATTCGCGGAATTCCGCATGCAGGGTAAAGTAGGGGCGGACACTACGGAGCTGGCATGGAAAGCATACCAGACGTATGAGGATGGTACGCTGGTGGAGTGGGTTGGCGCGCCGGATGCGGATAAGCCTGCTTCCGTAACAACGGTTAAAGCCGCCGCGGCGGGCGAAGAGCACCATGGCGCGGCGGCTCCGGCGGCTGAAACCGATGCAGCAGCAGGACATGAAGCCGCTGAAGCGGGTGAAGCGTCCAACGTGCCGTTGATCTTGTCGATCGCGTCCCTTGTAGTCGCGCTGGCGGCTCTGGGCTTGGCGCTGCGTAAACGCGCATAA
- a CDS encoding aldo/keto reductase: MKYRRLGNTGLKVSVVGVGTWQFGGEWGRSYTAEEAGAVLRRAKERGINLIDTAECYGDHLSESLIGQFLKNDRREDWVLATKFGHQFHGHLDRTDKMGTEDMLLQLDRSLQALQTDYIDLYQFHSGPDSAFDNDSLWTALDKQVQAGKIRHLGISIGSNDNLHQTEKATEVGASAIQVVYNRLDRKPEERVFPTCEAQDLGVLARVPLASGFLSGKYKPGASFGEGDVRKRVGADDLRDKLTLVEVIARTEVPEGTNMAQWALAWCLRHPAVTTVIPGCKDEAQVDANASAAELVSDDHPQSWKS; this comes from the coding sequence ATGAAATACCGCAGATTAGGCAACACCGGACTTAAAGTGTCGGTCGTAGGCGTAGGCACATGGCAGTTTGGAGGCGAGTGGGGTCGATCCTACACAGCGGAGGAGGCCGGGGCGGTCCTTCGGCGGGCCAAAGAACGGGGCATTAACCTGATTGATACTGCTGAGTGTTACGGCGATCATCTGTCTGAATCCTTAATAGGTCAATTTCTCAAAAATGACCGCCGTGAGGACTGGGTGCTGGCCACGAAATTCGGCCACCAATTTCATGGGCACCTTGACCGTACAGACAAGATGGGTACGGAAGATATGCTGCTGCAATTAGATCGGTCCTTACAGGCATTGCAGACGGATTACATTGATTTGTATCAGTTCCATTCGGGACCCGATTCCGCATTTGATAACGATTCCTTATGGACCGCATTGGACAAGCAGGTGCAGGCGGGCAAAATTCGTCATCTCGGCATCTCCATCGGCAGCAATGATAACCTGCATCAAACGGAGAAAGCCACTGAGGTCGGCGCCTCCGCCATTCAAGTGGTTTATAACCGGCTGGATCGCAAGCCGGAAGAGCGGGTATTTCCAACATGCGAAGCGCAGGATCTTGGCGTACTGGCGCGAGTGCCGCTGGCCAGCGGCTTTCTGAGCGGGAAGTACAAGCCGGGTGCATCGTTTGGGGAAGGCGACGTTCGCAAGCGGGTCGGCGCTGACGATCTGCGGGACAAGCTTACGCTAGTCGAGGTAATTGCCCGCACCGAAGTGCCGGAGGGTACGAATATGGCGCAATGGGCCTTGGCTTGGTGCTTGCGTCATCCGGCAGTGACCACCGTCATCCCCGGCTGTAAAGACGAAGCGCAAGTGGATGCGAACGCCAGCGCGGCGGAACTGGTTTCGGATGACCATCCGCAATCTTGGAAGAGTTAA
- a CDS encoding hemolysin family protein: MVLNLFLVALLILLTAFFVATEFAIIKLRPSRVDQMVMEGKKNALSIQRVTSNLDGYLSACQLGITITALGLGWLGEPTVEKILTPLFEQLAIGESMAHFLSFIIAFVSITFLHVVLGELAPKTLAIQKAELISTFTAPLIILFYKIMYPFIWLLNGSANAFIRLFGMKPASEHEEAHSEEEIRIILSESYESGKINKAEFGYVSRIFTFDELLAREIMVPRTDMICLYANHSLEENLAIIKKEQYTRFPVALESKDHIIATINTKQFFLNYDNNPDFKFESLLQPVMAIADVMPVKTLLKKMQLEHVHIAILLDEYGGTSGMITIEDILEEIVGEIRDEFDADEKKEIEQVSDNRFVVEGIALIDEVNKALGVDLEHEEVDSIGGWLYSLQPELSKGEEWTYGTLTFMILEKENHRVRRIEITKNHSEREEDSTSLGN; the protein is encoded by the coding sequence ATGGTCTTAAATCTGTTTTTGGTTGCACTGCTGATTCTTCTTACCGCATTCTTCGTTGCCACGGAATTTGCCATCATTAAGCTGCGCCCCAGTCGTGTAGATCAAATGGTGATGGAAGGAAAGAAAAACGCACTTTCGATTCAGAGAGTTACAAGTAATCTAGATGGATATTTATCAGCATGTCAGCTGGGTATTACCATAACGGCATTAGGACTAGGTTGGCTGGGTGAGCCGACGGTTGAGAAAATACTTACTCCATTGTTTGAACAACTGGCGATCGGGGAAAGTATGGCTCATTTTCTTTCCTTCATCATTGCCTTTGTCTCCATTACTTTTCTTCATGTGGTGCTTGGTGAGCTTGCGCCAAAAACGTTAGCGATTCAAAAAGCGGAACTCATTTCTACGTTTACGGCACCGCTTATTATTTTGTTCTACAAGATTATGTATCCTTTTATCTGGTTACTGAACGGTTCTGCCAATGCATTCATACGTTTGTTCGGCATGAAACCCGCAAGCGAGCATGAGGAAGCCCATTCGGAGGAAGAGATCCGCATTATTTTGTCCGAAAGCTATGAGAGCGGCAAAATTAACAAAGCGGAGTTTGGCTATGTAAGCCGTATATTTACCTTTGATGAGTTGTTGGCAAGGGAGATTATGGTCCCGCGAACCGATATGATTTGTTTATATGCGAATCATTCTCTCGAGGAAAATTTAGCTATTATCAAAAAAGAACAATACACTCGTTTTCCTGTCGCTTTGGAAAGTAAGGATCATATTATTGCAACAATAAACACCAAGCAGTTTTTCTTAAATTACGATAATAATCCTGATTTTAAATTCGAGTCGTTGCTCCAACCTGTGATGGCGATTGCTGATGTGATGCCTGTAAAGACATTGCTTAAGAAGATGCAGCTAGAACATGTTCACATTGCGATTCTGTTAGATGAATATGGCGGAACGTCGGGTATGATCACGATTGAAGATATATTGGAAGAAATTGTCGGCGAGATTCGGGATGAATTCGACGCGGATGAGAAGAAGGAAATCGAGCAAGTTTCGGACAACCGGTTTGTTGTTGAGGGAATCGCTCTGATTGACGAAGTGAACAAAGCTTTAGGTGTAGATCTGGAGCATGAAGAGGTGGACTCAATTGGAGGATGGCTGTACAGTCTTCAACCGGAGCTCTCTAAGGGCGAAGAGTGGACATACGGGACATTGACCTTTATGATTCTGGAGAAAGAAAACCATCGCGTACGTCGTATTGAAATTACTAAAAATCATAGTGAACGAGAAGAAGACAGCACATCTTTAGGAAACTAA
- a CDS encoding ATP-binding cassette domain-containing protein: MIEMIDVHKRFGRRKVLNGISFTASKGEITCLIGINGAGKSTILKAIMGLTPVHKGAIRIGGQAVGSDLYKRAAFIPDHLTMPGAMRAWEALRFMADFYPNWDAARAAELMSFFKLNSEDRIGNMSKGTAAKLNWVLGLALDTDFVLMDEPFAGIDMFSREAITEVFSSHLIEDRGVLLTTHEISEMEHLLDKAVIMNNGAITREFHCDDLRREEGKSVIDVMREVYRA, translated from the coding sequence ATGATTGAAATGATTGACGTACATAAGCGTTTTGGGCGCCGAAAGGTGTTGAACGGCATATCCTTTACCGCATCCAAAGGAGAAATTACTTGCTTGATTGGCATTAACGGCGCGGGGAAATCAACTATACTCAAAGCTATCATGGGGCTGACTCCTGTGCACAAGGGTGCCATCCGGATTGGTGGACAGGCAGTGGGCAGTGACCTTTATAAAAGAGCGGCCTTCATTCCCGATCACTTAACGATGCCGGGGGCGATGAGAGCGTGGGAAGCTCTGCGTTTCATGGCCGATTTCTATCCGAATTGGGACGCGGCGAGAGCGGCAGAGTTAATGTCCTTCTTCAAGCTGAACAGCGAGGATCGAATCGGCAACATGTCCAAAGGAACGGCGGCTAAGCTGAACTGGGTGCTGGGATTAGCTTTAGACACGGACTTTGTGTTGATGGATGAACCTTTTGCAGGGATTGATATGTTTAGTCGGGAGGCCATTACCGAAGTGTTCTCCAGTCACTTGATCGAGGACCGGGGTGTCTTGCTGACGACGCATGAAATCAGCGAGATGGAGCATCTTTTGGACAAAGCGGTCATCATGAACAACGGAGCGATAACCAGGGAGTTTCACTGTGATGATTTGCGCCGGGAAGAGGGCAAGTCCGTCATTGACGTGATGAGGGAGGTGTACCGCGCGTGA
- the greA gene encoding transcription elongation factor GreA: MAEEIIITPQGLQQLEDELDELKTVKRKELSARLKTAIAYGDLKENSEYHSAKDDQSHMETRIKQIEKMLKRAKVVDTVDTSKVNVGSLVILNDIEFAEKIEYRIVGASEADAANNKISYESPLGSALMGKSVGAVVTVNAPVGEIKFELLEIRA, translated from the coding sequence ATGGCAGAAGAAATTATCATCACGCCGCAAGGCTTGCAACAGTTGGAAGATGAGCTGGATGAATTGAAGACGGTGAAAAGGAAGGAACTGTCCGCTCGGTTGAAGACGGCGATTGCTTACGGGGACTTGAAGGAGAACAGCGAATATCATTCCGCTAAAGACGATCAATCTCATATGGAAACACGAATTAAGCAGATTGAGAAGATGCTGAAGCGGGCCAAAGTGGTCGATACCGTAGATACATCGAAGGTCAACGTCGGCTCGCTCGTGATTCTGAACGATATTGAATTCGCGGAGAAGATCGAATATCGGATCGTCGGGGCATCGGAAGCGGATGCGGCGAACAACAAGATTTCGTACGAAAGTCCGCTCGGCAGCGCGCTCATGGGCAAATCTGTCGGAGCCGTCGTTACGGTCAATGCGCCGGTGGGTGAGATCAAGTTTGAATTGCTGGAGATTCGGGCTTAA
- a CDS encoding sensor histidine kinase, with amino-acid sequence MSYNQIKWLILLIPTLTIGLWEYARHSVLESYISMNLGNWIAPLLVFLVTVTFLLKLFDMLEDMQEQLKAERGQKASLEERERLARELHDGISQSLFLMSVKMDQLERNHPTVAEQDSYGPMRRTIRKVYEDVRQSIANLKVPATPEEPPWRQAMQQLASDFGDETGIAVQLSWDLPEDRLTAKDKVELLACLREALVNVQKHARASRVRMDSREVGRGWSCSVADDGQGFAPAAAATLEPGATPGVAGAAGATAVAAASAVVGTAVRTPGSTAAGRQPVDQPPSGEPGARAVLSLPETGTGKYGLRIMQERCASMGWLCFVHREQGWTKVEIVKEATDHD; translated from the coding sequence ATGTCTTATAATCAAATCAAATGGCTGATTCTGCTCATTCCGACACTGACAATCGGATTATGGGAATATGCGCGTCACAGTGTGCTGGAATCATACATTTCCATGAATCTGGGGAATTGGATCGCGCCCCTGCTCGTGTTTCTGGTGACCGTGACCTTTCTCCTGAAGCTGTTCGATATGCTCGAGGATATGCAGGAACAATTGAAGGCGGAGCGCGGACAGAAGGCATCCTTGGAAGAACGGGAACGTCTGGCGCGGGAGCTGCATGACGGCATATCGCAATCCCTGTTCCTGATGTCGGTGAAGATGGATCAGCTCGAACGGAATCATCCCACTGTGGCTGAACAGGATTCGTACGGGCCCATGCGGCGTACGATTCGCAAGGTGTATGAAGATGTGCGGCAATCGATCGCCAATCTGAAGGTGCCGGCGACCCCGGAGGAGCCGCCGTGGAGGCAAGCAATGCAACAGCTTGCCTCGGATTTCGGCGATGAGACCGGCATCGCCGTGCAATTATCCTGGGACTTGCCGGAGGATCGGCTGACGGCCAAGGACAAGGTCGAGCTCCTCGCGTGCCTGCGCGAGGCGCTCGTGAACGTGCAGAAGCACGCGCGGGCTTCCCGCGTGCGGATGGATAGCCGCGAGGTTGGCCGCGGCTGGAGCTGCTCCGTCGCGGACGACGGGCAGGGGTTTGCGCCCGCGGCGGCGGCAACGCTAGAGCCAGGAGCAACGCCCGGCGTTGCGGGTGCGGCCGGTGCCACTGCGGTTGCAGCCGCCTCGGCCGTAGTCGGCACAGCTGTCCGCACACCTGGCTCGACGGCAGCCGGAAGGCAGCCCGTTGATCAACCGCCGTCGGGCGAGCCGGGCGCAAGGGCTGTGCTGTCCCTACCCGAGACGGGGACAGGCAAGTACGGCCTGCGCATCATGCAGGAACGATGCGCTTCCATGGGCTGGTTGTGCTTTGTGCACCGTGAACAGGGTTGGACGAAAGTGGAGATTGTGAAGGAGGCGACGGATCATGACTGA